A section of the Oncorhynchus gorbuscha isolate QuinsamMale2020 ecotype Even-year linkage group LG04, OgorEven_v1.0, whole genome shotgun sequence genome encodes:
- the LOC124033107 gene encoding melanocyte-stimulating hormone receptor-like — protein MADNTSQHNFIMHHHMELSTLTVYRENSTNNTGAREQNSTTCSLRIPQELFLTLGLISLVENILVVLAIIKNRNLHSPMYYFICCLAVSDMLVSVANVVETIVMLLTEHGLLVVTPEMLRHLDNVIDIMNCSSVVSSLSFLCTIAADRYITIFYALRYHSIMTTQRAVTIIAMVWLTSITASILFIVYHSHTAVIVCLVTFFCITLVFTAVLYMHMFILAHVHSRRIMAIYKSRRQGTSMKGAITLTILLGVFILCWGPFFLHLILILTCPTTPFCTCFFSYFNLFLILIICNSLIDPLIYAYRSQELRKTLKELLFCSCVTFRCDSILECLFPWKFT, from the coding sequence ATGGCGGACAACACGTCTCAACATAACTTCATCATGCACCACCACATGGAGCTGAGCACCCTCACCGTGTACAGGGAGAACAGCACCAACAACACCGGCGCCAGGGAGCAGAACTCTACGACCTGCTCGCTCCGCATTCCACAGGAGCTGTTCCTGACGCTGGGCCTCATTAGTCTGGTGGAGAACATTTTAGTGGTGCTGGCCATCATCAAGAACCGCAATCTGCACTCGCCCATGTACTACTTCATATGCTGCCTGGCCGTCTCCGACATGCTGGTCAGCGTCGCTAACGTGGTGGAGACCATAGTCATGTTGCTCACCGAACACGGGCTGCTAGTTGTCACACCTGAAATGCTGCGGCACCTGGACAACGTCATCGACATCATGAACTGCAGCTCGGTGGTGTCGTCGCTGTCCTTCCTGTGCACCATCGCCGCCGATCGATACATCACCATATTTTACGCGCTGCGTTACCACAGCATTATGACCACGCAGCGCGCCGTGACCATCATCGCGATGGTGTGGCTGACCAGCATCACCGCCAGCATACTTTTTATTGTCTACCACTCGCACACCGCCGTCATTGTATGCCTCGTCACCTTCTTCTGCATCACTCTCGTCTTCACCGCTGTGCTCTACATGCACATGTTCATCCTGGCGCACGTGCACTCGCGGCGCATCATGGCCATCTACAAGTCTCGCCGCCAGGGCACGAGCATGAAGGGCGCCATCACGCTCACTATCCTGCTAGGGGTCTTCATTCTCTGCTGGGGACCCTTCTTCCTCCACCTTATTCTCATACTCACCTGCCCCACGACCCCATTCTGCACCTGCTTTTTCAGCTACTTCAACCTCTTTCTCATCCTCATTATCTGTAACTCGCTCATCGACCCTCTCATCTACGCCTATAGGAGCCAGGAGCTTCGCAAGACACTCAAGGAGCTGCTCTTCTGCTCCTGCGTCACCTTTCGATGCGATTCCATACTTGAGTGTCTATTTCCATGGAAGTTCACGTGA
- the LOC124033695 gene encoding tubulin beta-3 chain: MREIVHLQAGQCGNQIGAKFWEVISDEHGISPTGNYEGDSPLQLERISVYYNEASSSKYVPRAILVDLEPGTMDSVRSGTYGQLFRPDNFIFGQSGAGNNWAKGHYTEGAELVDSVLDVVRKECENCDCLQGFQLTHSLGGGTGSGMGTLLISKIREEYPDRIMNTFSVVPSPKVSDTVVEPYNATLSIHQLLENTDETYCIDNEALYDICFRTLKLPTPTYGDLNHLVSATMSGVTTSFRFPGQLNADLRKLAVNMVPFPRLHFFMPGFAPLTARGSACYNALSVPELTQQLFDAKNMMAACDPRHGRYLTVAMVFRGQMSMKEVDEQMLAIQSKNSSYFVEWIPNNVKVAVCNIPPRGLKMSATFIGNNTAIQELFKRISEQFTAMFRRKAFLHWYTGEGMDEMEFTEAESNMNDLVSEYQQYQDATTEEEGEMYEDDEEESESQAR; this comes from the exons ATGAGGGAAATCGTTCACCTTCAAGCCGGCCAGTGTGGCAACCAGATCGGAGCCAAG TTCTGGGAGGTGATCAGTGATGAACATGGCATCAGCCCTACAGGGAACTATGAGGGCGACTCCCCACTGCAGCTGGAGAGGATCAGTGTCTACTACAATGAGGCCTCAT cCTCTAAGTACGTCCCCAGGGCCATCCTAGTAGACCTGGAGCCAGGAACTATGGACAGTGTTCGCTCTGGGACCTACGGACAACTCTTCAGACCAGACAACTTCATCTTCG GTCAGAGTGGAGCTGGTAACAACTGGGCCAAGGGCCACTACACAGAGGGAGCAGAGCTGGTGGACTCAGTACTGGATGTAGTCAGAAAGGAATGTGAGAACTGTGACTGTCTTCAGGGCTTCCAGCTCACCCACTCCCTCGGAGGGGGCACAGGCTCTGGCATGGGGACCCTGCTCATCAGCAAGATCCGGGAAGAGTACCCTGACCGCATCATGAACACCTTCAGCGTGGTACCCTCCCCTAAAGTATCAGACACAGTGGTGGAGCCCTACAATGCCACCCTGTCCATCCATCAGCTGCTGGAGAACACAGACGAAACCTACTGCATTGACAACGAGGCGCTTTATGACATCTGCTTCCGCACGCTCAAGCTCCCCACGCCCACCTACGGAGACCTCAACCACCTGGTGTCGGCCACCATGAGCGGTGTTACTACCTCCTTCCGCTTCCCCGGCCAGCTCAATGCTGACCTCCGCAAACTGGCTGTCAACATGGTGCCCTTCCCCCGTCTGCACTTCTTCATGCCTGGCTTCGCCCCCCTCACGGCGCGTGGCAGTGCGTGCTACAATGCACTGTCTGTGCCTGAGCTCACCCAGCAGTTGTTTGACGCCAAGAACATGATGGCCGCTTGCGACCCGCGTCACGGACGCTACCTGACCGTGGCCATGGTGTTTCGTGGTCAGATGTCCATGAAGGAGGTGGACGAACAGATGTTGGCCATCCAGAGTAAGAACAGCAGCTACTTTGTTGAATGGATCCCAAACAACGTCAAAGTGGCCGTCTGTAACATCCCGCCCCGCGGTCTCAAGATGTCCGCCACCTTCATCGGGAACAACACGGCCATCCAGGAGCTATTCAAACGCATCTCTGAGCAGTTCACCGCTATGTTTCGCCGCAAGGCGTTCCTGCACTGGTACACCGGAGAGGGCATGGACGAGATGGAGTTCACCGAGGCAGAGAGCAACATGAACGACCTGGTGTCAGAGTACCAGCAGTACCAGGACGCTACCAccgaggaggagggagagatgtatgAAGACGATGAGGAAGAGTCAGAGAGCCAGGCCCGGTGA